DNA sequence from the Bacillales bacterium genome:
TGGGGGCAATGAAAGTGGCCGAGGGAATGGAGAGATATTGCGTGTTGACCGATCTCATTAAAAAATGGAAGAAACAACGCAGCGCACAATAAACCGCCGGCACGAAGCGCCTTGGGACCGTTCGACGACGAAAAAGGCTCCGCAAGGGGAGCCTTTTTCAGAAAAGGAGGGATGAACTTGTCATTTTGGGAATATTTCACGCATTCCGCATTCACCTATGCAACCATCATCGGAGCCATCGTCGTCATCCTCATCTTTTGGATGCGCAACCGGAAAGACGCTAGGAAATAGCCCGTCCCGCGATGTCTTTCCGGTAAAAAGCGTGGGCGCAGCTCAGGTGCTTCATTTCTTCGTACACTTTTTGCTGGGCGGCTTCGATCGTGGCCGCTCG
Encoded proteins:
- a CDS encoding EYxxD motif small membrane protein, giving the protein MSFWEYFTHSAFTYATIIGAIVVILIFWMRNRKDARK